From one Desulfurobacterium thermolithotrophum DSM 11699 genomic stretch:
- a CDS encoding SPOR domain-containing protein, whose amino-acid sequence MGIFFLFIPFFSLASSLPWEGKRVYTIQVGSFIDKEKAEERVKKVENLPYARISYRNGRYKVRVGFFKSSKEAEAFIRKFNLREKIKDFYITRIRFSSKGVNFLSKGASQTVTNHKTFSKKGEIKNNSLKEKKHSKENKSTKIAVANVSTETKVVETKKEKDLTTEKDNFEKNKSVFEKEDFTESKVKLSEITAKDIKDGKKDRKNFFVKLFLIAFLLILIIFFILSKLATKLMYKKEKNNSINFQLLISKLLKEENYEKIIDVAVPYLIKNPHDTFVKKAVAESFEKIGRYLEAAAIYSELSKDLEEKELKVLAQEFERKSEEVLKKEFKGRK is encoded by the coding sequence TTGGGGATTTTTTTTCTCTTTATACCTTTTTTCTCTTTAGCTTCTTCTCTTCCGTGGGAAGGTAAACGTGTTTATACAATCCAAGTTGGTTCGTTTATAGACAAGGAAAAAGCAGAAGAAAGAGTAAAAAAAGTAGAAAATCTACCTTATGCCAGAATTAGCTATAGAAATGGTAGATATAAAGTTAGAGTAGGTTTCTTTAAAAGCAGTAAAGAGGCAGAAGCTTTTATTAGGAAATTTAATTTAAGAGAAAAAATTAAGGATTTTTATATTACAAGAATTAGATTTTCATCTAAAGGAGTAAATTTCCTTTCTAAAGGGGCATCTCAAACTGTTACTAATCATAAAACTTTTTCAAAAAAAGGAGAAATTAAAAATAATAGTTTAAAAGAAAAAAAACACTCTAAAGAAAATAAAAGTACAAAAATTGCTGTAGCTAATGTCTCTACTGAAACTAAAGTAGTAGAAACTAAAAAAGAAAAAGATTTAACAACGGAAAAAGACAATTTTGAAAAAAATAAGTCAGTCTTCGAAAAAGAAGATTTCACAGAATCTAAAGTGAAACTTTCTGAAATTACAGCAAAGGACATAAAAGATGGAAAAAAAGATAGGAAAAACTTCTTCGTTAAGTTATTCCTTATAGCTTTTTTGTTAATTTTGATTATTTTCTTTATTCTGAGTAAATTAGCAACTAAATTAATGTACAAAAAAGAAAAAAATAACAGTATTAATTTTCAATTACTTATCTCTAAACTCTTAAAGGAAGAAAACTATGAAAAAATAATAGATGTAGCGGTGCCTTACTTGATTAAAAATCCTCATGATACTTTTGTAAAAAAAGCTGTTGCCGAAAGTTTTGAAAAGATAGGAAGATATTTAGAGGCTGCTGCTATTTATTCTGAATTGTCTAAAGATTTAGAAGAGAAAGAACTCAAAGTTCTAGCTCAAGAATTTGAGAGAAAATCAGAAGAAGTTTTAAAAAAAGAGTTTAAAGGGAGGAAATAA
- a CDS encoding M48 family metallopeptidase, whose translation MKIRYAFICLVVLIFLVTGCGVVRTSPFGETSLIFIPTSQEVALGRQLAKEIEKREKLCKDPVINEYVASIGKKIAAVCGRRDITYKYKVIESDELNAFALPGGWIYVYTGLLKALKNEAQLAFVLAHETGHVVGRHAIRRLQLIYGINFLLSLTLGGKNLGPAEKEVIKVLYSLVVNGYTRKEELEADAMGAYYTGKAGWNPVASVETIKILDSLMKFKPSGVTELFMDHPTNQKRIVNLNRWISNFPREWLKNPFYEDRYKDNVLRRLKIENSKHRKRDNSSRSKSFEKFSRAS comes from the coding sequence ATTTGTCTGGTGGTACTGATTTTTCTTGTAACCGGATGTGGAGTAGTTAGAACTTCTCCTTTTGGAGAAACTTCTTTAATTTTTATTCCTACATCTCAAGAAGTTGCCTTAGGAAGACAGTTAGCTAAAGAAATAGAAAAAAGAGAGAAACTATGTAAAGATCCTGTTATAAATGAATATGTTGCTTCTATTGGAAAAAAAATAGCAGCTGTTTGTGGTAGACGTGATATTACCTATAAGTATAAAGTTATTGAATCAGATGAATTAAATGCCTTTGCTCTTCCTGGTGGATGGATATATGTATATACAGGTTTATTAAAAGCTCTAAAGAATGAAGCACAGCTTGCTTTTGTTCTTGCACATGAAACAGGACATGTAGTTGGAAGACATGCAATAAGAAGACTTCAGTTAATTTACGGAATTAATTTTCTCCTTTCTTTAACTCTTGGTGGTAAAAATTTAGGTCCGGCAGAAAAGGAAGTTATTAAAGTTCTTTATTCCTTAGTGGTAAATGGTTATACGAGAAAGGAAGAGTTAGAGGCTGATGCTATGGGAGCTTACTATACAGGAAAAGCTGGCTGGAATCCAGTTGCTTCTGTTGAAACTATAAAGATTCTTGATTCTCTTATGAAGTTTAAACCCTCTGGAGTTACAGAGCTCTTTATGGATCATCCAACCAACCAAAAGAGAATAGTGAATTTAAACCGCTGGATATCCAATTTTCCAAGGGAGTGGCTTAAAAATCCTTTTTATGAAGATCGCTATAAAGATAATGTTCTTCGGAGGCTTAAGATTGAAAACTCTAAACATAGGAAAAGAGACAATTCTTCAAGAAGCAAAAGCTTTGAAAAATTTAGCAGAGCATCTTGA
- the ilvB gene encoding biosynthetic-type acetolactate synthase large subunit translates to MKLSGAEILLEALRLEGVEEIFGYPGGAVLDIYDRLPFSSLKHYLTRHEQGAAHAADGYARVTGKVGVCFATSGPGATNLVTGLATAQIDSVPIVAFTGNVPTYMIGNDAFQEVDTVGITRPITKHNFLVKDVRDLADTIKKAFHIARTGRPGVVLVDLPKDVTRELTDFFEEEYKSPVQIRSYKPVLKGHPGQIKRAAKAIASAERPVLYIGGGVVSSGASELVVKMAEVANIPMVATLMGLTAVPGNHPYFFGMLGMHGTYAANMAVTDCDLLIAIGARFDDRVTGKLSEFAPNAKVIHIDVDSAEIGKNKPVDIPIVGDAKLVMEELLPEVEKQVSKNKEFLLSREKWLMKVKSWAERYPLYYEPSDRVIKPQFVIEKLCEVTKGDAIITTDVGQHQMWVAQYYKFRFPRQLVTSGGLGTMGFGVPAAVGAKVGRPDKTVFCISGDGSFQMNMQEIVTAVQYSIPIKVAIINNGFLGMVRQWQGIFYDKNYSQVHLDVQPDFVKLVEAMGGVGIRVEKPEDVEKALKEAMTINNRPVVIDFVVDREEDVFPMVPPGGVLHEMILPKYGKKKIKKAI, encoded by the coding sequence ATGAAACTTTCAGGTGCAGAGATTCTTCTTGAAGCCTTAAGACTTGAAGGAGTAGAAGAGATATTTGGATATCCAGGTGGAGCTGTTCTTGATATTTACGATAGACTACCTTTTTCTTCTCTTAAACACTATCTGACAAGACATGAGCAAGGAGCCGCTCATGCTGCTGATGGTTATGCAAGAGTAACAGGAAAAGTAGGAGTCTGTTTTGCCACTTCTGGGCCAGGAGCTACAAACCTTGTTACAGGTCTTGCAACGGCTCAGATTGACTCTGTTCCTATTGTTGCCTTTACTGGAAATGTTCCTACTTATATGATAGGGAACGACGCTTTTCAAGAAGTAGATACGGTTGGAATCACAAGACCAATCACTAAGCATAACTTCCTTGTAAAAGACGTTAGGGATTTAGCAGATACAATCAAGAAGGCATTTCATATAGCAAGGACTGGGCGTCCAGGAGTTGTTTTAGTTGATCTTCCAAAGGATGTAACAAGAGAACTTACAGATTTCTTTGAAGAAGAGTATAAATCTCCAGTGCAAATAAGAAGTTATAAACCCGTTTTGAAAGGTCATCCAGGACAGATAAAGAGAGCAGCTAAGGCAATAGCCTCGGCAGAAAGGCCTGTCCTTTACATAGGAGGAGGAGTTGTTTCTTCGGGAGCTTCTGAGTTAGTTGTGAAAATGGCCGAAGTTGCAAATATTCCAATGGTTGCAACCTTGATGGGACTTACTGCCGTTCCAGGAAATCACCCTTACTTCTTTGGAATGCTTGGAATGCATGGAACGTATGCAGCAAATATGGCAGTAACCGATTGTGATCTTCTTATAGCTATTGGGGCAAGATTTGACGATAGGGTTACTGGAAAGCTTTCAGAGTTTGCTCCAAATGCAAAAGTTATTCATATAGATGTTGATAGTGCAGAGATAGGAAAGAACAAGCCTGTGGACATTCCTATTGTTGGTGATGCTAAGCTTGTTATGGAGGAGCTCCTTCCTGAAGTTGAAAAACAAGTTTCTAAAAATAAAGAGTTTTTACTTTCCCGTGAAAAGTGGTTAATGAAAGTAAAAAGTTGGGCTGAGAGATATCCTCTTTACTACGAACCAAGCGATAGGGTTATAAAACCTCAATTTGTAATAGAGAAACTATGTGAAGTTACCAAAGGAGATGCAATAATCACTACAGATGTCGGACAGCATCAAATGTGGGTTGCTCAGTACTATAAGTTCAGATTTCCAAGACAGCTTGTAACTTCTGGTGGACTTGGAACAATGGGATTTGGTGTTCCTGCTGCAGTTGGAGCAAAAGTAGGAAGACCTGATAAAACTGTATTTTGTATCTCAGGCGATGGAAGCTTTCAGATGAACATGCAGGAGATAGTTACTGCCGTTCAGTACAGCATTCCAATAAAGGTTGCCATAATAAACAATGGATTTTTAGGAATGGTCCGGCAGTGGCAGGGAATCTTTTATGATAAAAACTATTCTCAGGTTCACCTTGATGTTCAGCCAGACTTTGTGAAACTTGTTGAAGCAATGGGTGGAGTTGGAATTAGGGTAGAAAAACCCGAGGATGTGGAGAAAGCTTTAAAGGAAGCAATGACAATTAACAATAGACCTGTCGTAATAGATTTTGTTGTTGATAGAGAAGAAGATGTATTTCCAATGGTTCCTCCAGGAGGAGTTCTCCACGAGATGATACTTCCAAAGTATGGTAAAAAGAAAATTAAAAAGGCAATCTGA
- a CDS encoding anthranilate synthase component I family protein: protein MKIKRLSFVPPYEAFKFLVKRGYPIKLFLDSASVNSKTGRYSVIAIGIKEELSIKNDLEGFNKLREFHRNLSKKFIVDFLPFGIYGYISYDANRYIENIESKQLDDIGLPDIYFFLPEITMIFDNLKGEFWVISFSEIPKISTEPLIFGEFSASIIGFNMTKKYFFESVEKIKNYISKGDTFQVNFSQRIDISFKGDYVALYDRLRKINPSPFSFFFDFGEYKAVSCSPERLIKREGKRVETRPIAGTRRRGSNKIEDQTLEQELFLSEKERAEHIMLVDLERNDLGRVCKYGTVEVDELMVKEKYSHVMHIVSNVKGIIKEGMDSIDLIKAVFPGGTITGAPKVRTMEIIAELEPTRRSLYTGSVGYIGFNDTMDLNIVIRTLLFRGKIGFLQVGAGIVWDSEPEKEYEETLHKGKALLKSLKIV from the coding sequence TTGAAGATAAAGAGACTTTCTTTTGTACCTCCTTATGAAGCTTTTAAATTTTTAGTGAAAAGGGGTTATCCTATTAAGTTATTCTTAGATTCAGCATCTGTAAATAGTAAAACAGGCAGATATTCAGTAATTGCAATTGGAATAAAGGAAGAACTAAGTATAAAGAACGATTTAGAAGGTTTTAATAAGCTAAGGGAGTTTCATAGAAACCTTTCAAAAAAGTTTATAGTTGATTTTCTTCCTTTCGGAATATATGGATACATATCCTATGATGCAAATAGATATATAGAGAATATAGAAAGTAAACAACTAGATGATATTGGTCTTCCTGATATTTATTTTTTCTTACCAGAAATTACAATGATATTTGATAACCTAAAAGGGGAATTTTGGGTTATTTCGTTTTCTGAAATACCGAAGATTTCAACAGAACCACTAATTTTTGGAGAATTTTCTGCTTCTATTATTGGATTTAATATGACAAAAAAATATTTTTTTGAATCTGTTGAAAAAATTAAAAATTACATTTCTAAGGGTGATACGTTTCAAGTTAACTTTTCTCAGAGAATAGATATTTCTTTTAAAGGAGACTACGTAGCTCTTTATGATAGATTAAGAAAAATTAATCCATCTCCTTTTTCATTTTTCTTTGATTTTGGGGAATATAAAGCTGTTTCCTGTTCTCCTGAAAGGTTAATAAAAAGAGAAGGAAAAAGAGTTGAAACAAGACCTATCGCAGGAACAAGAAGAAGAGGTAGCAACAAAATTGAGGATCAAACCTTAGAACAAGAACTCTTTCTTTCAGAAAAGGAAAGAGCTGAGCATATTATGCTTGTTGATCTTGAAAGAAATGATTTAGGTAGAGTTTGTAAATATGGAACTGTTGAAGTTGATGAACTCATGGTAAAGGAGAAGTATTCTCACGTTATGCACATCGTTTCAAATGTTAAAGGAATAATTAAGGAAGGAATGGACAGTATAGATCTCATAAAGGCAGTTTTTCCAGGTGGAACAATTACTGGAGCTCCAAAGGTAAGAACAATGGAAATAATAGCCGAACTTGAACCAACAAGACGTTCTCTTTACACAGGTTCTGTTGGTTATATAGGATTTAACGATACAATGGATTTAAACATAGTTATTAGAACTCTTCTTTTTAGAGGAAAAATTGGATTCTTACAAGTAGGAGCTGGAATAGTTTGGGATTCAGAACCAGAAAAAGAATACGAAGAGACCCTTCACAAAGGAAAGGCCCTTCTAAAGAGCTTAAAAATAGTATAG
- the cysE gene encoding serine O-acetyltransferase: MLKRIKEDIKVVFERDPAARSIVEVLLCYPGLHAVWLHRIAHWLWNHNLRLLARLVSHFSRWLTGIEIHPGAKIGRRFFIDHGMGVVIGETTEIGDDVTIYHQVTLGGTSTKKGKRHPTIGNNVVIGAGAKVLGPVKIGDNCKIGANSVVVKDVPPNSTVVGIPGKVIRRNGIKPTKIDLEHGKLPDPVTESLKQMLDIIHDLELEVKSLRKELKG, translated from the coding sequence ATGCTAAAAAGGATCAAAGAAGATATAAAAGTAGTCTTTGAAAGAGATCCTGCTGCAAGGAGTATAGTAGAAGTACTTTTATGCTATCCTGGTCTTCATGCTGTTTGGCTTCATAGAATCGCTCATTGGCTATGGAATCATAATTTAAGGCTACTAGCAAGGCTAGTTTCTCACTTTTCTAGATGGTTAACAGGAATAGAAATACATCCAGGAGCAAAAATAGGAAGAAGATTTTTCATTGATCACGGAATGGGAGTAGTAATAGGAGAAACGACAGAAATAGGAGATGACGTTACAATTTATCATCAAGTTACGCTTGGAGGAACCAGCACTAAAAAAGGGAAAAGACACCCAACTATAGGAAACAACGTAGTTATCGGTGCAGGAGCAAAAGTACTTGGTCCTGTTAAAATAGGTGATAACTGTAAGATAGGAGCAAATTCAGTTGTAGTTAAAGACGTTCCTCCAAATTCAACTGTTGTAGGAATTCCAGGCAAAGTAATAAGGAGAAATGGAATTAAACCCACAAAAATTGATCTTGAACATGGAAAACTTCCAGATCCAGTTACAGAATCTCTTAAACAAATGCTTGATATTATTCATGATTTAGAATTGGAAGTAAAATCTTTAAGGAAAGAACTGAAAGGATGA
- the ilvN gene encoding acetolactate synthase small subunit codes for MERPLHRKHVISVLVENQPGALARIIELFSSRGYNIESLNVGRTEDPTISRITMVAKGDEHTIEQIVKQLRRIIDVFKVRDLTDKKKLDRELLIVRINVDSNEKKEEVKRLVDIFGAQIVDLSQDTYTVELTGDEEQIDAFLELIKPLGIREMARTGRVAMVRALQGDTFDEK; via the coding sequence ATGGAAAGGCCACTTCACAGAAAACATGTGATAAGCGTTTTGGTGGAAAATCAGCCTGGAGCTCTTGCAAGAATAATTGAGCTCTTTAGCTCAAGAGGTTACAATATAGAAAGTCTAAATGTCGGTCGTACAGAAGACCCGACTATATCTAGAATAACCATGGTTGCAAAAGGAGATGAACACACTATTGAACAGATAGTTAAGCAACTTCGAAGAATAATAGATGTTTTTAAAGTAAGAGATTTAACAGATAAAAAGAAGTTAGATAGAGAGCTCTTGATAGTAAGAATAAACGTTGACTCTAATGAGAAGAAAGAAGAAGTAAAGAGACTTGTAGATATTTTTGGAGCTCAAATAGTTGACTTATCTCAGGATACTTACACTGTCGAGTTAACTGGAGATGAGGAACAGATAGATGCATTTTTAGAACTTATAAAACCTCTTGGAATTAGAGAAATGGCAAGAACAGGTAGAGTGGCTATGGTAAGAGCTCTGCAAGGAGACACTTTTGACGAAAAGTGA
- the ilvC gene encoding ketol-acid reductoisomerase, producing MAKVYYDEDASLEYLKDKTVAILGYGSQGHAHALNLRDSGVNVVIGLRPGKSAEKAKADGFEVLPPDEATKKADVVMFLLPDPVQKKVYEEAVKPNLKAGMALAFAHGFNIHFNQIVPPEDVDVFMVAPKGPGHLVRWTYLEGAGVPALVAVYKDATGKAKEIALAYAKGIGATRAGVIETTFKEETETDLFGEQAVLCGGAAALVKAGFETLVEAGYQPEVAYFECLHELKLIVDLMYQHGLAGMRYSISDTAEYGDYTRGPRVIDERVKENMKKILREIQTGEFAREFVLEAQANYPVLNAYRKMEAEHPIEKVGKELREMMPFLKTQKKELK from the coding sequence ATGGCAAAAGTCTACTACGATGAAGATGCAAGCCTAGAGTACCTTAAAGACAAAACAGTAGCCATTTTAGGTTACGGAAGTCAAGGACATGCTCACGCTCTTAACTTAAGAGATAGTGGAGTAAATGTTGTTATCGGTTTAAGACCTGGTAAATCTGCTGAAAAAGCAAAAGCTGATGGCTTTGAAGTTCTCCCACCTGATGAGGCTACTAAAAAAGCTGATGTTGTAATGTTCCTTCTTCCAGATCCTGTCCAAAAGAAAGTTTATGAAGAGGCCGTTAAACCAAATCTTAAAGCTGGAATGGCTCTTGCTTTTGCTCATGGATTTAACATTCACTTTAACCAAATTGTTCCACCAGAAGATGTTGATGTTTTCATGGTAGCTCCAAAAGGACCAGGACATCTTGTTAGATGGACATATCTTGAAGGTGCTGGAGTTCCTGCACTTGTAGCAGTTTATAAAGATGCAACAGGAAAAGCTAAAGAGATCGCTCTTGCATATGCAAAAGGAATTGGAGCAACAAGAGCAGGAGTAATAGAAACAACATTTAAAGAAGAAACAGAAACAGACCTTTTTGGAGAACAGGCAGTTCTTTGTGGTGGTGCAGCTGCTCTTGTTAAAGCTGGATTTGAAACACTTGTTGAAGCCGGTTACCAGCCAGAGGTTGCCTACTTTGAATGTCTTCATGAACTAAAACTTATTGTTGACCTTATGTATCAACACGGGCTTGCTGGAATGAGATATTCCATCTCTGATACTGCTGAATATGGGGATTACACAAGAGGTCCGAGAGTCATTGATGAAAGAGTGAAGGAAAATATGAAGAAGATACTTAGAGAAATACAAACAGGCGAATTTGCAAGAGAATTTGTCCTTGAAGCTCAAGCTAATTATCCTGTTCTTAATGCTTATAGAAAAATGGAAGCTGAACATCCTATTGAAAAGGTAGGTAAAGAGCTCCGTGAGATGATGCCTTTCTTAAAGACACAAAAGAAAGAGTTAAAATAA
- a CDS encoding KpsF/GutQ family sugar-phosphate isomerase codes for MKTLNIGKETILQEAKALKNLAEHLDENFEKAIDILYKTKGRVVLTGIGKSGLICKKIAATLSSTGTPAFFLHPADAAHGDLGMIKGDDTVIAISNSGETAELLNIIPIIKSFGIPIIAITNNPESSLAKLSDVTLLLHVKKEACPLGLAPTTSTTTTLALGDAISVALMKLKKFKSEDFARFHPGGKLGIRLAKVKDIMRKGDSVPIVSPETSLKEIIYEISSKKLGATLVAKNGRLIGIITDGDLRRAFEKQIDFNMKACELMTKNPKTISGEVFAEKAIELMEKYKITVLPVVKNDKKIVGIIHMHDILGRRIS; via the coding sequence TTGAAAACTCTAAACATAGGAAAAGAGACAATTCTTCAAGAAGCAAAAGCTTTGAAAAATTTAGCAGAGCATCTTGATGAAAATTTTGAAAAAGCAATTGACATACTCTATAAGACTAAAGGTAGAGTTGTTCTTACTGGAATTGGCAAATCAGGATTAATCTGTAAGAAAATAGCAGCTACCCTTTCAAGCACAGGAACTCCTGCATTTTTTCTTCATCCAGCCGATGCTGCTCATGGTGATCTTGGCATGATTAAAGGAGATGATACTGTTATAGCTATTTCAAATAGTGGAGAAACTGCTGAACTTTTAAATATTATTCCAATAATAAAAAGTTTTGGAATTCCTATAATTGCAATAACAAATAATCCTGAATCGTCTCTTGCAAAACTTTCAGATGTAACACTTCTTCTTCATGTTAAAAAAGAAGCCTGTCCACTTGGCCTAGCACCTACAACTTCAACAACTACAACTTTAGCTTTAGGTGATGCTATTTCGGTAGCACTAATGAAACTAAAAAAGTTTAAAAGCGAAGATTTTGCAAGATTTCATCCTGGTGGAAAGTTAGGAATAAGATTAGCTAAGGTTAAGGATATTATGAGAAAAGGGGATTCCGTTCCAATAGTTTCTCCTGAAACTTCTTTAAAAGAAATCATTTATGAAATATCGTCAAAAAAACTTGGAGCTACATTAGTTGCAAAAAATGGAAGACTTATTGGAATAATCACTGACGGAGACTTAAGAAGGGCTTTTGAAAAACAAATTGATTTTAATATGAAAGCTTGTGAATTAATGACTAAAAATCCAAAAACAATTTCAGGAGAAGTTTTTGCTGAAAAAGCAATAGAGCTTATGGAAAAGTACAAAATTACTGTTCTTCCTGTTGTTAAAAACGATAAAAAAATCGTAGGAATTATTCACATGCACGACATCTTAGGAAGGAGAATAAGTTAA